A genomic segment from Maniola jurtina chromosome 16, ilManJurt1.1, whole genome shotgun sequence encodes:
- the LOC123873269 gene encoding uncharacterized protein LOC123873269, whose translation MSVIKRLAPKKFLCRYPLSQGALIAAVTLLCVTLVCGIALIVQVLLMKNCQKCGGYEWRNAYSFSISGVIYCFIMLVMHGWLIWGVKKKKTTVILSWVVITTMWWSQTFFLLIILLCIHSAEVNFVACILAFTFGMIAICILFYLILVVFGLWIELKDAQKVQNIVAVLNN comes from the exons ATGAGTGTAATAAAAAGACTTGCTCCCAAAAAGTTTTTGTGCCGGTATCCTCTCAGCCAAGGGGCTTTGATTGCAGCTGTAACTCTACTT TGTGTAACGTTAGTATGCGGAATAGCTCTCATAGTCCAGGTCCTGTTGATGAAGAACTGCCAGAAATGCGGTGGTTACGAGTGGAGGAACGCGTACAGTTTTAGCATATCCGGTGTGATTTACTGCTTTATCATGCTTGTCATGCATGGGTGGCTGATTTGGGGAGTGAAAaag aaaaaaacCACAGTGATATTGTCATGGGTAGTGATTACGACGATGTGGTGGAGTCAGACGTTCTTCCTGCTAATTATTCTCTTATGCATCCATAGCGCTGAAGTTAATTTTGTAGCGTGCATTCTGGCTTTCACCTTTGGAATGATCGCGATAT GTATATTATTCTACCTGATTTTAGTCGTATTTGGACTATGGATCGAGTTGAAGGATGCGcaaaaagttcaaaatattgTTGCAGTTCTAAACAATTAA
- the LOC123873268 gene encoding putative leucine-rich repeat-containing protein DDB_G0290503, whose amino-acid sequence MAGDTEQLLKALEKMEEKITKNINNNIDQKFERLTKELQDIKLTNKDQEKRISLIERQLREKNLIFFGVPEGEKSYEELEIKIVGIINKKMEIECSSRDIEAVQRIGKKEIDKIRPVNITFVRLGTKIKILKLKKSLESSSIYIKHDYPQKVLEIRKTLKEQVRIERERGNKAVIKYDKIIVTKNTESSKNKPNFGQKRPLNITPPQTKNTEESRNELIPNADMQTNKKNKTMSYGIRQYTQNRNKDNTTPENQ is encoded by the coding sequence atggcagGAGACACTGAACAGCTTCTAAAGGCTCTAGAAAAAATGGaagaaaaaattacaaaaaacattAACAACAATATTGATCAAAAATTTGAACGGCTTACTAAAGAACTCCAAGatataaaacttacaaataaagacCAGGAGAAAAGAATATCTTTGATAGAAAGACAACTAAGGGAGAAGAACCTTATATTTTTTGGAGTACCTGAAGGAGAAAAAAGTTATGAAGAGCTAGAAATCAAAATAGTAGGTATCATTAATAAGAAAATGGAAATAGAATGCAGTTCTAGAGATATTGAAGCTGTCCAGAGAATCGGAAAGAAGGAAATAGACAAGATAAGACCAGTAAATATTACCTTTGTAAGACTaggaacaaaaataaaaattttaaaactcaaaAAGTCCCTAGAGAGTTCCAGTATATACATAAAACACGATTACCCGCAGAAAGTGTTGGAAATCAGAAAAACCTTAAAAGAGCAAGTAAGAATAGAAAGAGAGCGAGGAAATAAAGCAGTCATTAAATACGACAAAATTATTGTAACGAAAAACACCGAAAGCTCTAAAAATAAACCAAATTTTGGTCAGAAACGACCGCTAAACATCACTCCACCACAGACAAAAAATACGGAAGAGAGTCGAAACGAGCTTATTCCTAACGCTGATatgcaaacaaataaaaaaaataaaacaatgtcCTACGGAATACGCCAGTATACACAAAACAGAAATAAAGATAATACGACACCAGAAAATCAATAG